Within the Gigantopelta aegis isolate Gae_Host chromosome 8, Gae_host_genome, whole genome shotgun sequence genome, the region AACATTCAGTGGAACACTGTTGGAAGATAATTCTAATTTTGAAACCTACAGCATTTCCAAACAACAAGCTGCTAACTTGGAAATAGCCACAAGGAATCAAGCTGTCAGTCCCCTGTGGTACCAACATAGGATGGGTAGAGTAACGGCATCCAAGGCCCATGACATTTTAACACGCAGAGACACGACATCTCCAGATAATCTTGTAAGGCGCATTGTTGGATATGTTTCGTATGACTTGTCAAAGAAAGAAGCTGTGAAATGGGGAATCGATCACGAAGACGAATGTAGAGTTGCCTATAGTAAGCATCAGACTGGGTCTCATGTAGATTTTCATTGTAATCCTTCTGGTTTTGTGATCAACACTGATCACCCATTTCTTGGAGCTAGTCCCGATGGCTATATTGACTGTCAGTGTTGTGGGAAAGGTACCCTGGAAATTAAATGTCCTTTTAAGCATAGGGACAAGACTGTACAGGAAGCAGCTGCAACAGATAAGGATTTTTGTCTTGATTCATCTATGCAGCTTAAAGCGAATCACAGATATTACAGTCAAGTACAATTTCAAATGTACATTACAAAATGCCAATATTGTGATTTTGTTGTCTATACCAAGTGTAAGCCTGCACCAAGTATGGTCATTGTACGACTGTCCATTGATGTCGACTTCTGTCAGAGTCTGATTGCTAAATGTGAACATTTTGTAAACAACTTTGTCAAAAATGAGTTGGTGTCTCGCAAACTGGAAAACCAGCCAGTAGTTACTTCTACCCATAAAGAAGATAACAGTGATCAAACATGGTGCATTTGTGCTGAAGTAGAATATGGTCGAATGATCAAGTGCGACAATGAAGACTGCCCATATCAGTGGTTTCACTACAAGTGTGTGAACATTCGCAGGAAGCCTAGAGGAAAATGGTTTTGTGCTAGCTGTGACAAATAAATAACTGTTCATAGTCATGAACAATGTtcagaaattgaaaaaaaattgtgaaattggtggccttaaattttatttataaagtatGTATTTTGAAACAATAAAATGGATATAGCTACtgttagctgatgattagtgtaataaacaccaataaagttattaaatacactatcagggcttctagaattttaaaaaaatcagttttttttttttttacaagcaaTGGGGCATAGCCACAGTACTTAATTACTAGCCTGTTATTGAAATTCACTaccatattatataattatagaatccccgatAATTTAATCGTggacatattacaaaataaaagacAGAATTATGTATGTACCATTTTGAAGCAAAATACAAGTTCAAAAATCTAAGAAACAAGTTTTGGTTGTAAATTACATAGAGCTGAACAAATGGTgactatgctgtctgaatgggGAACCATGTGCATACTCATACTACTACTCAGAATGTTCCAGTTTTTCAGTCTTTCAATGGCTCTTTCCACATGTATGCGTACATTAGCAATTTTTCTGGTCTGCTCAACTTCCCGAGCACTAAGCTGCGACTTTCCTCTGGTGAAGGCTGGTATTACCAGTGTCGCATTACGATTTGCCAAGTCCTCTGCTATCAAAAATCCTCTATCTGCCAAAACTTCATCGCCATATTCTAATTTGTCCAAATAACCACTTCTCTGAGTAATAACTTTATCAGATGTCCTACCTCCAAATGCCCTGGATACATAAGAAATTGCTCCTGTTGGAGTTATAGACACAAGAAATTTAATGGTATTGTTGTGTTTGTAATTTGACCATGTTTGGGCCCTTGCTGTAAGTGGTCCAGGTCTCTGAATAAAAACTTCAAAACAGTCgataatactaacacattttggatatgttattttaataatatttggcaTATTGCGTTTTAGACTGTCTTTGTCTGGCCACTGAATAAGAAAGGCAAGTTTCTCTGCTAACTTTGGCAGCCCCTGATTAAGCATTTCTGAGATTGTGGTGACAGACACATTAAATCGATATGCCAAGTCCTGGTGCTGCAGATTTAATCTCAGTTTCATAATTAAGCACATCAAAACACATGTTGGTGATAAAACTTTACACGAAGGCAATGCCAAAGAGCAAAATGACAACAGCCACATAAACAGCGCTTTTGATGTTACACCTGTGTAGAACTGAATTCTACGGTCGCTTGAAATTGTCTGCTCCTCGAAGCTCAGCCGACTCGGGTTTTCTTTCAAAATACAATTCTCAGTCTGAAGCCTCCCCAGTTCTTCATACAGCTGCTGATTTTCAATCCGTAGGGAAGCTATTTTTCTTATACAAATACTGTGTGTCTCAGCATGGGGTTGTGActctgaaaaataattttattttgcataTTAAGGGGTatcaaattaatacattaaattttataagtATAATCATGCAAACCTTGACATTCACCCCAAAACATATGTCTATATTATGTACATAAAAGATCGCTATACATTATGTACATAACCAGTGCCTTGATGCAGATCACTATGTGGCAGACAATTCATATGCTGACGAATTGTATTTaagcaatatatacatgtagatgtaccAAAATGAAGTGTAAATACTTGTCtgactagtaaaaaaaaaacattgtaacttaatttggttttaaaaaaagtttattaataCCTACTCTTATTTATTACcataatgtacatattttatatttagcatCTATAATTTGTTGTTGGGAGTGTTCACATTATACGTGAttaatatgtgtgtttgtgtaattaattaaattaatatttcccAAACTATGtccaaaatattgaaatttggatcacatatacatgtacatgcaaataAATGATTGTCTACCTTCTGCTTGTGTGTCAATAAGATTTTCTGTGTTTGACAAATCTAGTAATGCAGAAGTGGCTTGCTTCTTCTGCTTTTCAGATTTTCGGACCTCCAGTCGCTGGTGTCTGGCATGGCGGATTGTACCACTTAAATTTGGTGTCCTGGTAACCCATGTTGATGGAGGGAATGTAGTCAGGACTATTCTTGTCATTGTTTTTCTCTCCTGGAATGATAAAAAATAGTCACTTGTATTTTACTGACAGGTTAATTATCAGATATATGTTTTACTAATACATGTGAATGGGTTCCAATCTAATTATTCCAGATTGCCCAATTTTGACATTGAAAACTACAAGTTTTTAGTTGTGACCGAGTCGTCAATTTTGTCTGGCGGTATGACTCCTCCATAATacactttaaattaaaaacattgcgagagagagagagagagaggggggggggggtactaaGAAAGATAGAGTATCGagattagaaagaaaaaaaagttttatttaacgacgcactcaacacattttatttatggttatatggcgtcagacatatggtttaggaccacacaggttttgagaggaaacccgctgtcgccactacatgggctactcttccgataggcagcaagggatcttttatttccgcttcccacaggcaggatagcacaaaccatggcctttgttgaaccagttatggatcactggtcggtgcaagtggtttacacctacccattgagccttgcggagcactcactcagggtttggagtcggtatctggattaaaaatcccatgcctcgactgggatccgaacccagtacctaccagcctgtacatATATTTGAACTCTAATTTCTGATTCATgcttactttaaataaattatgtgtaaaattttgaaaacatccGATTCagataaaatgtataaatatttgttcaatttaccatacaaattttaaatggTGTCTACCTCTCCACccctgtttgttttcttttggaaTGCTAATATTTTGGAATAGAAATATATGTTCATACAGCAGTGAGTTGGAAGCACCA harbors:
- the LOC121379785 gene encoding uncharacterized protein LOC121379785, with translation MDNQITKKLVLNGPLSAYASALTPEAKQRYYRKLLYDSETKTLPDPYSLGGKWSTNPSNWPDLTFGDIYLYLIDTPSIYNKDSMKAYKSLEAYKYVVSGHVQVVLSNPVDDKCPFIALKSKVTPSQRARDKPHEPWVFLEKNSGTVYCAHCTCMAGLGEVCSHVGALLFKIEMGVKMGMTQTSSTSKACQWNSTFRKEVAPTTITDIFQEIKGKRKKEIKTVQASGSAPLPPSEELHKLYALVPNASFFTSVSIPGLTDNLPTDHNLPCIQKYPKLLTTFSGTLLEDNSNFETYSISKQQAANLEIATRNQAVSPLWYQHRMGRVTASKAHDILTRRDTTSPDNLVRRIVGYVSYDLSKKEAVKWGIDHEDECRVAYSKHQTGSHVDFHCNPSGFVINTDHPFLGASPDGYIDCQCCGKGTLEIKCPFKHRDKTVQEAAATDKDFCLDSSMQLKANHRYYSQVQFQMYITKCQYCDFVVYTKCKPAPSMVIVRLSIDVDFCQSLIAKCEHFVNNFVKNELVSRKLENQPVVTSTHKEDNSDQTWCICAEVEYGRMIKCDNEDCPYQWFHYKCVNIRRKPRGKWFCASCDK
- the LOC121378816 gene encoding uncharacterized protein LOC121378816; the encoded protein is MWLLSFCSLALPSCKVLSPTCVLMCLIMKLRLNLQHQDLAYRFNVSVTTISEMLNQGLPKLAEKLAFLIQWPDKDSLKRNMPNIIKITYPKCVSIIDCFEVFIQRPGPLTARAQTWSNYKHNNTIKFLVSITPTGAISYVSRAFGGRTSDKVITQRSGYLDKLEYGDEVLADRGFLIAEDLANRNATLVIPAFTRGKSQLSAREVEQTRKIANVRIHVERAIERLKNWNILSSSMSMHMVPHSDSIVTICSALCNLQPKLVS